The Microbacterium sp. SORGH_AS_0428 genome contains the following window.
CACGTTCGTCACACAGGTCACTCCGGTTTACACGCGTCTATGCGTCGCCCTAGAGTGTGCTGAACCCCGGGGAGGATGGGACATGGCCGAGTTGCCCGACGTGCGCTTTCTCACCGTCGCCGAAGTGGCGCAGATCATGCGCGTGTCGAAGATGACGGTGTACCGTCTCGTGCATGCGGGCG
Protein-coding sequences here:
- a CDS encoding helix-turn-helix domain-containing protein, whose protein sequence is MAELPDVRFLTVAEVAQIMRVSKMTVYRLVHAGELPAVRFGRSYRVPESAVTEAVQRPIADVG